In one Bombyx mori chromosome 4, ASM3026992v2 genomic region, the following are encoded:
- the LOC105842308 gene encoding transmembrane protein 231 isoform X3 produces MSRKYLTVYRNGLWVKYHSFYEQPTVHFTYEYVLIAETEDPSKPILCTEIGLFGNDNEESSESCAEMQVQENDFTGDGKKDELYIKFHLNIPPDRTVSSILLILSLDFQLKTICPLQMQSLALITKEFVIPPSELIFHGDLNFYQTTHLPCEWFNQDTKYNRSLFEIEKWESYMSIDHYLSDYFHREVTTEVRTINSRTYNGQTDSMTVQVHLRIPEMQIRYTPSILEEFKWAWPQYLSFVVIFHWFFNKVKEFIFTNRLLMSWKVQSWKTFE; encoded by the exons ATGTCCAGAAAATACTTAACAGTATACAGAAACG GGCTCTGGGTGAAATATCACAGTTTTTATGAACAGCCAACTGTTCATTTTACGTATGAGTATGTACTAATAGCCGAAACTGAGGATCCCAGTAAACCCATACTTTGTACAGAAATTGGATTGTTTGGTAATGATAATGAAGAAAGCTCTGAATCATGTGCAGAAATGCAG GTTCAAGAAAATGATTTCACTGGAGATGGCAAAAAGGATGAGCTGTATATTAAATTTCACCTAAATATACCACCAGACAGAACTGTGTcttctattttattaattttatctctTGATTTTCAGCTGAAG ACAATATGCCCTTTACAAATGCAGAGCTTGGCATTGATTACCAAAGAGTTTGTAATACCACCATCAGAATTAATTTTTCATGGAGATCTAAATTTTTATCAAACCACCCACTTACCTTGTGAATGGTTTAATCAAGATACGAAATATAACAGAtctttatttgaaattgaaaaatggGAAAGTTACATGTCTATTGATCATTATCTGTCTGATTATTTTCATAGAGAAg TTACCACAGAAGTCAGAACGATAAATTCTAGAACCTACAATGGCCAGACAGATTCTATGACTGTTCAAGTTCATCTAAGAATTCCAGAGATGCAAATAAGATACACTCCTAGTATACTAGAAGAGTTTAAGTGGGCTTGGCCTCAATATCTCTCTTTTGTAGTGATATTCCATTGGTTCTTCAATAAAGTTAAGGAATTTATATTTACCAATCGACTTCTCATGTCATGGAAAGTACAATCTTGGAAAACATTTGAATGA
- the LOC101738139 gene encoding hemocyte protein-glutamine gamma-glutamyltransferase gives MSMVRRSSMDRMSSSMTSSMTGMGLGGITGITTGMSTMSCTREQPMTIGGMPSNYVPGLSAYYNISSFCQRPGQTRRWPMQRAGPTAQHRPGRSHSTGALHRMKHSMRNSPNTQYTHNLICKMADQNERRRRQDTLEMIPQSYYSQQPLKVELTEFYSRDNSKDHHTEQYDLVNDNILPNPVLRRGQNFFFAVRFDRTYDKQQDMIRLVFCFGPKPSVTKGTRVVLPVNWSTQQGVFQHSREMMGMGMGLGMSRMQDTSTGMATMGTIGTMGTMSSMGPMSGMRETTTYGVRRSSFSNEPLPLQHSPLSPHGPMDRPMIERYGGTTQHSSFGRGYGSRHGSRHGSMQNLAALAHDMDRWDISIQRQDGNTITFQVHVPATAPVGVWNCWVQTNRFGQRDNRHDYKCDEDVYILFNPWCREDPVYMDNESSRKEYVLNEQGKIWCGTWRQPKGRKWIYGQFDDVVLPACMYLLERSGLEHSERGNPVRVCRAISSMINANHDDDGLMVGRYDSEYKDGVAPHAWTGSVAILERYLSDGGRPVEYGQCWVFSGLVVTICRALGIPCRSVTNYVSAHDTNRTFTVDKYFDRDGNEVPNGPDEDCYDSCWNFHVWNDVWMQRPDLPQGYSGWQIIDSTPQEESESVYHCGPASVEAVRRGEVGFQYDTPFMYCQINAELCHFQEEENSEWGFIRMASNQYQVGRKILTKNPSRDDDEGESDMLEITHEYKTVDSSSPERFAIIASCRGYQRLQQYYEYPDRNFEDVYFDLMDIDIVPYGQPFDCTMNIQNKSHEDRTIWCVLTASSCYYTGAIASRLRRAQGEFIVRAGQREVLKLHVTPQEYMDKLVDHSMVKVHAMAYVKQTRQAWSDEDDFPLHKPRMQVQVRSQPCVGQECAITFSFQNPLNVQLTDCYFTFEGPGVQRPRQIRFRDVKPGEFVNYQDKFVPRRQGERRIVVTFSSRQMDEIFGCTSVTVRG, from the exons ATGTCTATGGTCCGAAGATCTAGCATGGACCGAATGTCCTCAAGCATGACCTCCAGCATGACCGGAATGGGTCTTGGTGGAATCACCGGCATAACAACAGGAATGAGTACGATGAGCTGCACCAGGGAACAACCGATGACAATTGGTGGAATGCCATCTAATTACGTTCCTGGCTTGTCGGCATACTACAACATTTCGAGCTTTTGCCAGCGTCCGGGCCAAACACGTCGCTGGCCGATGCAACGAGCCGGCCCTACAGCCCAACATCGTCCCGGTCGCTCACACAGCACTGGCGCGCTGCATCGCATGAAACATTCCATGAGAAACAGCCCTAACACTCAATACACTCATAATTTGATCTGCAAGATGGCTGATCAGAATGAACGTCGTCGTCGACAGGATACGTTAGAAATGATACCACAGAGCTACTACTCACAGCAACCTCTTAAAGTGGAGTTAACTGAGTTCTACTCTCGGGATAACTCCAAAGATCACCACACAGAACAATATGATCTGGTCAACGACAACATTCTTCCAAATCCTGTTCTTCGCCGAGGCCAAAACTTCTTCTTTGCTGTTCGCTTTGATAGGACATATGATAAACAACAGGATATGATTCGCCTCGTGTTCTGTTTTG GTCCAAAGCCCAGTGTCACAAAAGGTACTCGAGTTGTTTTGCCCGTAAACTGGAGCACACAACAGGGCGTTTTCCAACATTCACGGGAGATGATGGGTATGGGCATGGGTTTGGGTATGTCTCGTATGCAAGATACAAGCACTGGAATGGCAACAATGGGCACGATTGGTACCATGGGTACAATGAGTTCCATGGGACCTATGAGTGGCATGAGAGAAACGACCACTTACGGAGTACGTCGCAGCTCATTTAGCAACGAGCCCCTACCACTCCAACATAGTCCACTTAGTCCTCATGGACCCATGGATAGACCAATGATAGAGCGCTATGGAGGAACTACTCAGCACTCTTCATTTGGACGTGGATACGGATCACGTCACGGATCACGTCACGGGTCAATGCAAAACTTAGCTGCACTCGCTCACGACATGGACCGATGGGACATTAGTATCCAGCGTCAAGATGGTAATACGATTACCTTCCAAGTTCACGTTCCCGCTACTGCTCCCGTCGGTGTGTGGAACTGCTGGGTGCAGACCAATCGTTTTGGTCAGCGTGACAACCGACACGATTACAAATGTGACGAAGATGTTTATATTTTGTTCAACCCGTGGTGCCGCGAAGATCCCGTTTACATGGATAATGAATCATCACGAAAGGAGTACGTACTTAATGAGCAAGGCAAAATTTGGTGTGGTACCTGGCGTCAACCCAAGGGTCGCAAATGGATATATGGACAGTTTGATGATGTGGTATTGCCTGCCTGTATGTACTTATTGGAGCGCAGCGGCTTGGAACATTCTGAACGTGGTAACCCTGTCCGTGTTTGCAGAGCTATTTCGTCAATG ATCAATGCCAACCATGATGACGATGGTCTAATGGTGGGTCGCTACGATAGTGAATATAAGGATGGTGTTGCACCTCACGCTTGGACAGGTTCAGTGGCGATTTTGGAACGCTACCTGTCCGACGGCGGCCGGCCTGTTGAGTACGGCCAATGCTGGGTGTTCTCCGGTTTGGTTGTGACTATTTGCAGGGCTCTTG GTATTCCTTGCCGTTCAGTAACGAATTATGTATCAGCTCATGATACCAACAGGACCTTCACGGTGGACAAATACTTTGACCGCGACGGAAATGAGGTACCGAATGGTCCGGACGAAGATTGTTATGATTCTTGCTGGAATTTCCATGTTTGGAATGATGTTTGGATGCAAAGACCGGACTTACCACAAGGGTACAGTGGCTGGCAGATCATTGATTCGACACCTCAGGAGGAGTCTGAATCTGTTTATCACTGTGGGCCGGCTAGTGTGGAAGCTGTTCGCCGAGGTGAAGTTGGCTTCCAATATGACACGCCATTTATGTACTGCCAAATAAATGCTGAGCTTTGCCACTTCCAAGAGGAAGAGAACTCGGAATGGGGATTCATTAGAATGGCCTCTAATCAATACCA AGTCGGACGCAAGATTCTTACGAAAAATCCAAGCCGCGATGATGACGAGGGAGAGAGTGACATGCTGGAGATTACTCACGAATATAAGACTGTAGACAGCTCGTCACCCGAGCGTTTCGCTATCATTGCCTCTTGCCGCGGATACCAACGCTTGCAACAGTACTATGAGTACCCAGACCGCAACTTTGAGGATGTGTATTTCGACCTCATGGATATTGACATAGTGCCTTACGGACAACCATTTGATTGCACCATGAACATTCAG AACAAATCTCACGAAGACCGTACCATCTGGTGTGTTCTAACAGCATCTTCATGCTACTACACTGGCGCGATCGCTTCGCGTCTGCGAAGGGCGCAGGGTGAGTTCATCGTCCGAGCTGGACAGCGAGAGGTATTGAAGCTTCATGTGACTCCTCAAGAATACATGGATAAACTAGTAGATCACTCCATGGTGAAGGTGCATGCCATGGCTTATGTAAAACAAACTCGCCAGGCTTGGTCTGATGAAGATGACTTCCCGCTGCACAAGCCACGCATGCAAGTGCAG gtGAGAAGCCAGCCTTGCGTAGGTCAAGAATGCGCCATCACCTTCAGTTTCCAGAACCCATTGAATGTCCAACTGACGGACTGTTACTTCACATTCGAAGGACCTGGTGTTCAAAGGCCAAGACAG ATACGATTCCGTGACGTGAAGCCTGGTGAGTTCGTGAATTACCAAGACAAGTTTGTGCCGCGGCGCCAGGGAGAGCGTCGCATCGTGGTGACGTTCTCGTCGCGGCAGATGGACGAGATCTTCGGATGCACGTCGGTGACCGTGCGCGGCTAG
- the LOC105842308 gene encoding transmembrane protein 231 isoform X4, translating into MQVQENDFTGDGKKDELYIKFHLNIPPDRTVSSILLILSLDFQLKTICPLQMQSLALITKEFVIPPSELIFHGDLNFYQTTHLPCEWFNQDTKYNRSLFEIEKWESYMSIDHYLSDYFHREVTTEVRTINSRTYNGQTDSMTVQVHLRIPEMQIRYTPSILEEFKWAWPQYLSFVVIFHWFFNKVKEFIFTNRLLMSWKVQSWKTFE; encoded by the exons ATGCAG GTTCAAGAAAATGATTTCACTGGAGATGGCAAAAAGGATGAGCTGTATATTAAATTTCACCTAAATATACCACCAGACAGAACTGTGTcttctattttattaattttatctctTGATTTTCAGCTGAAG ACAATATGCCCTTTACAAATGCAGAGCTTGGCATTGATTACCAAAGAGTTTGTAATACCACCATCAGAATTAATTTTTCATGGAGATCTAAATTTTTATCAAACCACCCACTTACCTTGTGAATGGTTTAATCAAGATACGAAATATAACAGAtctttatttgaaattgaaaaatggGAAAGTTACATGTCTATTGATCATTATCTGTCTGATTATTTTCATAGAGAAg TTACCACAGAAGTCAGAACGATAAATTCTAGAACCTACAATGGCCAGACAGATTCTATGACTGTTCAAGTTCATCTAAGAATTCCAGAGATGCAAATAAGATACACTCCTAGTATACTAGAAGAGTTTAAGTGGGCTTGGCCTCAATATCTCTCTTTTGTAGTGATATTCCATTGGTTCTTCAATAAAGTTAAGGAATTTATATTTACCAATCGACTTCTCATGTCATGGAAAGTACAATCTTGGAAAACATTTGAATGA
- the LOC101742605 gene encoding mitochondrial import inner membrane translocase subunit Tim21 — MTLISKFLPLLRNGSTTEKIPAILQTKFRTNTRYFSSEKESGLTKSKSKESASHVSTDVRPLGEKIKETTKTVSYTGVILLGVGVTGVIFFYVFRELFSSNSPNSIYSEALEKCKQDPRVEDALGAPIKGYGEETTRRRRTHVSHAVYEKDGVKHMRMRFYIKGIRNKGVVELDMKQNDYGNYMCRYLLVQLDDYSGKTFIIEDNRAELDNTKPDIAFPTLTLTQ; from the exons ATGActttaatatctaaatttttACCGCTTTTACGGAACGGTAGCACCACTGAAAAGATTCCTGCCATATTACAAACTAAATTTAGAACTAATACCCGTTACTTCTCTTCTGAAAAAGAAAGTGGTTTGACTAAATCCAAAAGCAAAGAAAGTGCTTCCCATGTATCTACAGATGTAAGACCCTTAGGAGAAAAAATCAAAGAAACTACAAAAACTGTTTCTTACACCGGCGTAATACTTCTCGGTGTCGGAGTCACAGGTGTGATTTTCTTTTACGTTTTTCGAGAACTGTTCTCAAGTAACAGTCCGAACAGCATTTACTCAGAAGCTCTTGAGAAGTGCAAACAG GATCCTAGAGTAGAAGATGCTCTTGGTGCACCAATAAAAGGTTATGGAGAAGAAACAACTAGGAGAAGACGTACCCATGTCAGTCATGCAGTATatgaaaaagatggagtgaaaCATATGAGAATGAGATTCTATATTAAAGGGATAAGAAATAAAGGTGTTGTTGAACTTGATATGAAACAA AATGATTATGGAAACTATATGTGCAGATATTTGCTGGTACAACTTGATGACTACAGTggaaaaacatttataattgaGGACAACCGAGCTGAATTAGATAATACCAAACCTGATATCGCATTTCCAACCTTAACTCTCACTCAGTGA
- the LOC105842308 gene encoding transmembrane protein 231 isoform X2 gives MLLIFNILRILVHRKHWLWVKYHSFYEQPTVHFTYEYVLIAETEDPSKPILCTEIGLFGNDNEESSESCAEMQVQENDFTGDGKKDELYIKFHLNIPPDRTVSSILLILSLDFQLKTICPLQMQSLALITKEFVIPPSELIFHGDLNFYQTTHLPCEWFNQDTKYNRSLFEIEKWESYMSIDHYLSDYFHREVTTEVRTINSRTYNGQTDSMTVQVHLRIPEMQIRYTPSILEEFKWAWPQYLSFVVIFHWFFNKVKEFIFTNRLLMSWKVQSWKTFE, from the exons ATGCTATTGATATTTAACATTTTACGCATATTAGTACACCGAAAAcact GGCTCTGGGTGAAATATCACAGTTTTTATGAACAGCCAACTGTTCATTTTACGTATGAGTATGTACTAATAGCCGAAACTGAGGATCCCAGTAAACCCATACTTTGTACAGAAATTGGATTGTTTGGTAATGATAATGAAGAAAGCTCTGAATCATGTGCAGAAATGCAG GTTCAAGAAAATGATTTCACTGGAGATGGCAAAAAGGATGAGCTGTATATTAAATTTCACCTAAATATACCACCAGACAGAACTGTGTcttctattttattaattttatctctTGATTTTCAGCTGAAG ACAATATGCCCTTTACAAATGCAGAGCTTGGCATTGATTACCAAAGAGTTTGTAATACCACCATCAGAATTAATTTTTCATGGAGATCTAAATTTTTATCAAACCACCCACTTACCTTGTGAATGGTTTAATCAAGATACGAAATATAACAGAtctttatttgaaattgaaaaatggGAAAGTTACATGTCTATTGATCATTATCTGTCTGATTATTTTCATAGAGAAg TTACCACAGAAGTCAGAACGATAAATTCTAGAACCTACAATGGCCAGACAGATTCTATGACTGTTCAAGTTCATCTAAGAATTCCAGAGATGCAAATAAGATACACTCCTAGTATACTAGAAGAGTTTAAGTGGGCTTGGCCTCAATATCTCTCTTTTGTAGTGATATTCCATTGGTTCTTCAATAAAGTTAAGGAATTTATATTTACCAATCGACTTCTCATGTCATGGAAAGTACAATCTTGGAAAACATTTGAATGA
- the LOC105842308 gene encoding transmembrane protein 231 isoform X1, with protein MSLYKLFSSNVEIQYKSTFLSKAMFFTLFTSILNIILPFIIAQKSRGLWVKYHSFYEQPTVHFTYEYVLIAETEDPSKPILCTEIGLFGNDNEESSESCAEMQVQENDFTGDGKKDELYIKFHLNIPPDRTVSSILLILSLDFQLKTICPLQMQSLALITKEFVIPPSELIFHGDLNFYQTTHLPCEWFNQDTKYNRSLFEIEKWESYMSIDHYLSDYFHREVTTEVRTINSRTYNGQTDSMTVQVHLRIPEMQIRYTPSILEEFKWAWPQYLSFVVIFHWFFNKVKEFIFTNRLLMSWKVQSWKTFE; from the exons atgagcTTGTACAAATTGTTTAGTTCAAATGTCGAAATACAGTATAAAAGTACCTTCCTTTCCAAAGCCATGTTCTTTACTCTTTTTACGTCTATCTTAAATATTATACTGCCTTTTATTATAGCTCAGAAAAGTAGAG GGCTCTGGGTGAAATATCACAGTTTTTATGAACAGCCAACTGTTCATTTTACGTATGAGTATGTACTAATAGCCGAAACTGAGGATCCCAGTAAACCCATACTTTGTACAGAAATTGGATTGTTTGGTAATGATAATGAAGAAAGCTCTGAATCATGTGCAGAAATGCAG GTTCAAGAAAATGATTTCACTGGAGATGGCAAAAAGGATGAGCTGTATATTAAATTTCACCTAAATATACCACCAGACAGAACTGTGTcttctattttattaattttatctctTGATTTTCAGCTGAAG ACAATATGCCCTTTACAAATGCAGAGCTTGGCATTGATTACCAAAGAGTTTGTAATACCACCATCAGAATTAATTTTTCATGGAGATCTAAATTTTTATCAAACCACCCACTTACCTTGTGAATGGTTTAATCAAGATACGAAATATAACAGAtctttatttgaaattgaaaaatggGAAAGTTACATGTCTATTGATCATTATCTGTCTGATTATTTTCATAGAGAAg TTACCACAGAAGTCAGAACGATAAATTCTAGAACCTACAATGGCCAGACAGATTCTATGACTGTTCAAGTTCATCTAAGAATTCCAGAGATGCAAATAAGATACACTCCTAGTATACTAGAAGAGTTTAAGTGGGCTTGGCCTCAATATCTCTCTTTTGTAGTGATATTCCATTGGTTCTTCAATAAAGTTAAGGAATTTATATTTACCAATCGACTTCTCATGTCATGGAAAGTACAATCTTGGAAAACATTTGAATGA